A region of Kribbella sp. NBC_01245 DNA encodes the following proteins:
- a CDS encoding glycoside hydrolase family 3 N-terminal domain-containing protein, whose translation MTSAALVAGLLPLGVASQATADGQGAQQGQSARGVRAQGVSADEPAPIALAQFEGAEPLGTPPIGLFNWGSDADDPPTLELQARPDAPQGEKVLAGKYNISGWGGFSHHVTFNENPGNWSGHKGIRFWWYGQNTAPLPPGSGKRIFFEVKDGGANADATELWNTSFTDDWQGWHLVEIPFSELVYRSDYQPVGGIDQILNLTQMWGYAFTMPGGSPGEFQIDQVEVFGKADPALKASVTTDASVYPVKEGDSAQVKIAVNTTGAVPLDEPVTVEYNTGTGTAGATDYSATNGTITFAAGTASGTAQTVTVVTKKDESAETAETIPVELIVTGAKAPTATPQVVINAHDLPYLDKRLPVKKRVDDLLKRMTLEEKAGQMTQAERNALRSRSDLATYGLGSLLSGGGSVPNPNTPESWANMIDNFQLSAKAARLQIPIIYGVDGVHGHNNVIGATILPHNIGMGATRDPELSRRTGVVSATEIRATGIPWNFAPCLCVTRDDRWGRVYESYGEDPALVKSMATVIEGMQGKANGSQLNQNTKVLASAKHFAGDGGTKYGSSTTGAYKIDQGITEVTRAELEAIHLDPFQTSVDLGVGTVMPSYSSVDIIGDDQGPVKMHGNTELINGVLKDRMGFEGFVISDWQAIDQLPGDYASDVRTSINAGLDMIMVPTAYQTFVTTLIDEVKAGRVAQSRVDDAVKRILVQKFRLGLFEQPTTDRTHIAEIGSAAHRAVAREAAAKSQVLLKNEGNVLPLATTSKVYVAGSNADDLGNQLGGWSISWQGGSGKTTTGTSILDGIKQVVPDATFSQDASAPIEGHDVGIVVVGERPYAEGIGDVGNGHDLLLTDADKAAITKVCAATKCAVLVVSGRPQVIADQVAEIDALVASWLPGTEGAGVADVLFGKRAFSGRLPVTWPKSEAQAAMNVGDASYDPQFPYGWGLTTEAAARKALTDAKNSLLRKGRYSPDALAAVVYIELALRSKNWASSPAVFPLLAQAGKHLQRTKIDSYADGDAVVTAARWIAQNKLGQNHTEVRSKLTSDAEHLLLTGDLSGAVTKLATAYRS comes from the coding sequence GTGACCAGCGCGGCTCTGGTGGCCGGGTTGCTCCCGCTTGGAGTGGCGTCTCAAGCGACCGCCGACGGCCAAGGCGCGCAGCAAGGCCAGAGCGCGCGAGGTGTCCGTGCGCAAGGTGTGAGTGCGGATGAGCCGGCGCCGATCGCGTTGGCGCAGTTCGAGGGGGCCGAGCCGCTGGGGACGCCGCCGATCGGGCTGTTCAACTGGGGTAGTGACGCGGACGACCCGCCCACGCTCGAGCTGCAGGCGCGACCTGATGCGCCGCAGGGCGAGAAGGTGCTCGCGGGCAAGTACAACATCAGCGGCTGGGGTGGTTTCAGCCACCACGTCACGTTCAACGAGAACCCGGGCAACTGGTCCGGCCACAAGGGCATCCGCTTCTGGTGGTACGGCCAGAACACCGCACCCCTGCCGCCCGGTTCCGGCAAGCGGATCTTCTTCGAGGTCAAGGACGGCGGCGCCAACGCGGACGCCACCGAGCTCTGGAACACCTCGTTCACCGATGACTGGCAGGGCTGGCATCTGGTCGAGATCCCGTTCAGCGAACTCGTCTATCGCAGCGACTACCAGCCCGTCGGTGGCATCGACCAGATCCTCAACCTGACCCAGATGTGGGGTTACGCCTTCACGATGCCGGGAGGTTCGCCCGGTGAGTTCCAGATCGACCAGGTCGAGGTGTTCGGCAAGGCGGATCCGGCGCTGAAGGCGAGCGTCACGACCGACGCGTCGGTCTACCCGGTCAAGGAGGGCGACTCGGCGCAGGTCAAGATCGCCGTCAACACCACGGGCGCCGTACCGCTGGATGAGCCGGTGACGGTCGAGTACAACACCGGCACGGGTACGGCGGGCGCGACCGACTATTCGGCGACGAACGGGACGATCACGTTCGCGGCCGGTACGGCGTCAGGTACGGCGCAGACCGTGACCGTGGTGACCAAGAAGGACGAGTCGGCGGAGACGGCCGAGACCATTCCCGTCGAGCTGATCGTCACCGGCGCGAAGGCACCCACCGCGACACCGCAGGTGGTGATCAACGCGCACGACCTGCCGTACCTGGACAAGCGGCTCCCGGTGAAGAAGCGCGTCGACGACCTGCTCAAGCGGATGACGCTGGAGGAGAAGGCCGGCCAGATGACCCAGGCCGAGCGGAATGCCCTGCGCTCCCGCAGCGACCTCGCGACGTACGGACTCGGCTCGTTGTTGTCCGGCGGCGGCTCGGTTCCGAATCCGAACACGCCCGAGTCGTGGGCCAACATGATCGACAACTTCCAGCTGAGCGCGAAGGCCGCTCGCCTGCAGATCCCGATCATCTACGGCGTCGACGGCGTGCATGGGCACAACAACGTGATCGGCGCGACGATCCTGCCGCACAACATCGGTATGGGTGCGACGCGTGATCCCGAGCTGTCCCGCCGGACCGGCGTCGTCTCAGCAACGGAGATCCGCGCGACGGGTATTCCGTGGAACTTCGCGCCCTGCCTGTGTGTCACCCGCGACGACCGCTGGGGCCGCGTCTACGAGTCGTACGGCGAGGACCCGGCGCTGGTGAAGTCGATGGCGACCGTCATCGAGGGGATGCAGGGCAAGGCCAACGGCAGCCAGCTGAACCAGAACACGAAGGTGCTCGCGAGCGCCAAGCACTTCGCGGGTGACGGCGGCACGAAGTACGGCTCGTCGACCACCGGCGCGTACAAGATCGACCAGGGCATCACCGAGGTGACTCGCGCGGAGCTGGAGGCGATCCACCTCGACCCGTTCCAGACGTCGGTCGACCTGGGCGTCGGCACGGTGATGCCGTCGTACTCGAGTGTCGACATCATCGGCGATGACCAGGGCCCGGTGAAGATGCACGGCAACACCGAGCTGATCAACGGCGTGCTCAAAGACCGGATGGGCTTCGAGGGTTTCGTCATCAGCGACTGGCAGGCGATCGACCAACTGCCGGGCGACTACGCGAGTGATGTCCGTACGTCGATCAACGCCGGGCTCGACATGATCATGGTGCCGACCGCCTACCAGACGTTCGTCACCACTTTGATCGACGAGGTCAAGGCCGGCCGGGTCGCGCAGAGCCGGGTCGACGACGCGGTCAAGCGGATCCTGGTGCAGAAGTTCCGGCTCGGCCTGTTCGAGCAGCCGACGACGGATCGCACCCACATCGCCGAGATCGGTTCGGCCGCCCACCGGGCCGTCGCACGCGAGGCCGCCGCGAAGTCTCAGGTGTTGTTGAAGAACGAGGGCAACGTGTTGCCGTTGGCAACGACCTCGAAGGTTTATGTTGCCGGCAGCAACGCCGACGACCTCGGCAACCAACTCGGCGGCTGGTCGATCAGCTGGCAGGGTGGTTCCGGTAAGACGACCACCGGGACGAGCATTCTCGACGGCATCAAGCAGGTCGTGCCGGATGCCACCTTCAGCCAGGACGCCTCGGCACCGATCGAGGGCCACGACGTCGGTATCGTCGTGGTCGGCGAACGGCCTTATGCGGAAGGCATCGGCGATGTCGGCAACGGGCACGACCTGTTGCTGACGGATGCCGACAAGGCCGCCATCACGAAGGTCTGCGCCGCGACCAAGTGCGCGGTGCTGGTGGTGTCGGGACGTCCGCAGGTCATCGCGGACCAGGTCGCCGAGATCGACGCCCTGGTCGCGTCCTGGCTGCCTGGTACGGAAGGCGCGGGTGTGGCCGACGTACTGTTCGGCAAGCGTGCGTTCAGTGGGCGGCTGCCCGTCACCTGGCCGAAGTCCGAGGCGCAGGCGGCGATGAACGTGGGCGACGCGTCGTACGACCCGCAGTTCCCGTACGGCTGGGGTCTGACCACCGAGGCGGCGGCGCGCAAGGCATTGACCGATGCCAAGAACTCCCTGCTGCGTAAGGGCCGGTACTCCCCCGATGCGCTGGCCGCGGTCGTGTACATCGAGCTGGCTCTTCGGTCGAAGAATTGGGCCAGTTCACCCGCCGTCTTCCCACTGCTCGCACAGGCCGGGAAGCACTTGCAGCGAACGAAGATCGACTCGTACGCCGATGGGGACGCGGTGGTGACCGCCGCGAGGTGGATCGCCCAGAACAAGCTCGGCCAGAACCACACCGAGGTCCGGTCGAAGCTCACCTCTGACGCGGAGCACTTGCTGCTGACGGGTGACCTGAGTGGTGCCGTGACCAAGTTGGCGACGGCCTACCGGAGCTAA
- a CDS encoding SMI1/KNR4 family protein, whose protein sequence is MEIAWQWREIEKALESAPVVRAALGAPATEAELDQWAGAIGQPLPDQLRELYQGHNGTPRDVRDSSRFSFVGNWYPIPISYAIEKYVWLGWLTEAYGIPRVIPFAEDISGCYLAISSDTGRREVLDCFNDGPPHHGFHDVEALMAETVVGLRGWHPEERADFPDGGLHWVSRLWDEDDD, encoded by the coding sequence ATGGAGATCGCGTGGCAGTGGCGGGAGATTGAGAAGGCATTGGAGTCGGCGCCGGTGGTTCGGGCGGCACTTGGCGCGCCTGCGACCGAGGCGGAGCTGGACCAGTGGGCGGGGGCGATCGGTCAGCCTTTGCCGGACCAGTTGCGCGAGCTCTACCAGGGGCACAACGGCACGCCGCGCGACGTCCGGGATTCGTCGCGCTTCTCGTTCGTCGGGAACTGGTACCCGATTCCCATCTCGTACGCGATCGAGAAATACGTGTGGCTCGGTTGGCTGACGGAGGCCTACGGCATCCCGCGGGTGATTCCGTTCGCGGAGGACATCTCGGGCTGCTATCTGGCCATCTCGAGCGACACCGGGCGCCGCGAGGTGCTCGACTGTTTCAACGACGGACCTCCTCATCACGGTTTCCACGATGTGGAGGCGTTGATGGCGGAGACGGTGGTCGGGTTGCGGGGCTGGCATCCGGAAGAGCGCGCGGACTTCCCGGATGGCGGACTCCACTGGGTCAGCCGTTTATGGGATGAGGACGACGACTAG
- a CDS encoding LLM class F420-dependent oxidoreductase — translation MTRFGIFVPQGWKMDLAGIADPVEQWEAMTDVAKAADAGSWDSIWLFDHFHTVPEPSDNTTFECWTTTAALARDTKRVNIGQMVGCNGYRNPALYAKIASTVDVASHGRLYAGIGAGWYEHEWRAYGYEWPELKDRMGAFREATELIYRMWTEDEVVFKGKYYQVDKPINEPKGVRKPHPSFWIGGGGPNVTLKLVAQYADGANIGGGNPDVIREKIALLKGHCEKVGRNYDDIAISTGINAFPIDAGDDPQKATAKAMGPQNWEKFSKDNLIGTEDEIADKVEAALEAGANYIIFYTPGVAYDLDLVERMERVAKRFA, via the coding sequence ATGACACGTTTCGGAATCTTCGTACCGCAGGGCTGGAAGATGGATCTCGCCGGGATCGCCGACCCGGTCGAGCAGTGGGAGGCGATGACGGACGTCGCGAAGGCGGCGGATGCCGGGTCGTGGGACTCGATCTGGTTGTTCGACCATTTCCACACGGTGCCGGAGCCGAGTGACAACACCACTTTCGAGTGCTGGACGACCACCGCGGCGCTGGCCCGCGATACCAAGCGGGTGAACATCGGGCAGATGGTCGGCTGCAACGGCTATCGCAACCCCGCGCTCTACGCCAAGATCGCGTCGACGGTCGACGTGGCCAGCCACGGCCGCCTGTACGCCGGTATCGGCGCCGGGTGGTACGAGCACGAGTGGAGGGCGTACGGCTACGAGTGGCCCGAGCTGAAGGACCGGATGGGCGCGTTCCGGGAGGCCACCGAGCTGATCTACCGGATGTGGACCGAGGACGAGGTCGTCTTCAAGGGCAAGTACTACCAGGTCGACAAGCCGATCAACGAGCCGAAGGGTGTGCGCAAGCCGCACCCGTCGTTCTGGATCGGCGGTGGCGGCCCGAACGTCACGCTGAAGCTCGTCGCGCAGTACGCCGATGGCGCGAACATCGGCGGCGGCAACCCCGACGTCATCCGCGAGAAGATCGCGCTGCTGAAGGGGCACTGCGAGAAGGTCGGCCGGAACTACGACGACATCGCCATCTCGACCGGGATCAACGCGTTCCCGATCGACGCCGGCGATGACCCGCAGAAGGCGACCGCCAAGGCCATGGGCCCGCAGAACTGGGAGAAGTTCTCCAAGGACAACCTGATCGGCACCGAGGACGAGATCGCCGACAAGGTCGAGGCCGCGCTGGAGGCCGGGGCGAACTACATCATCTTCTACACCCCTGGTGTCGCCTACGACCTGGACCTGGTCGAGCGCATGGAACGCGTCGCCAAGCGCTTTGCCTGA
- a CDS encoding S8 family serine peptidase: MPRLVTSLLASALAVALAIPPANATAAVGASRQQVAYPKANGNATASATATLSGPRNAGAAAITAGGSGAGSGTGTTGAQGTPGAVSKRITLITGDVAELTTFPGGRHSARLLDPKAPYYIGEYDGDVHLVPAAAYPYLTAKRLDERLFNLSDLVAQGYDDARMKVLPLLISGPMPSATTRRFALGEMVAVSTEKARAREFWNSLNDVRTLSGDTGKIWLDGRVRALLDRSTAQIGAPTAWRKGYDGKGVKVAVLDTGYDTSHPDLQGKVSTSKSFVPGETVKDGQGHGTHVATIVAGTGKGSAGRRKGVAPGANLLVGKVLDNWGSGFDSWIIAGMEWAVAQGAKVVSISLGSMPTDGTDPMSETVNQLSSKSGALFVIAAGNSGADETVSSPAAATAALAVGAVDRDDRLASFSSRGPRLVDGAVKPEVTAPGVDIVAGRAAGTNLGHDVGPHYTAMSGTSMATPHVAGAAAILAQHHPDWSGAQLKAVLAGTAKPSKGTSVTGQGVGRIDLAAALDPQVVPDQAALSFDANHLSKTIAYRNNSRTTVNLDLRVDVRSPSGVKAAVTVSPTRLTIKPGAIGKAMVKLSANTPAGNYSGLLVAGGKVRTGIGFVASGKLHEITVSGTDRLGRPAKAVSGVQLWNTATGQVEAIAFDETGSRTVQVPTGRYAVMAFVMTQDAAGWDQSIALMGRPDVWVSSSMRLHFDARQAERVSITTPRRADPDGFVLAWYRALGERTALSGWSMNPRITSEVYVQRFDRVRKGKFEVTQRWDLAEPQLTVDVLGPNGFRLPSPDHSGFEKKYVGNERLGLVDAGGATSAELAKIDAKGKVVLVRWRDYDQTVAQVEAVAKAGGKVVLMYKDEPGFWSDGGVAPIPVYALRQAEGLRLKALRGASIQLTGIAEPTYRYDLALSEDQVRGPLRYDAARLATAVVRTAFHHHNGWQELHADTRTAFLPGISVGFPSTRLVTAPVERTDYVTTGGSEWTDKTSAGEWNEYGHEYAVPKVYRPHQQVRRTWWAAIARPAIPAIGGAEADGLPVARFEDAIRVAIPQHVNGDRTVYGWSDQRGDSTTMVLRRDGREVGKSNWSVAQFGVDPTSSWYELDLAVKRAPNTWATTSTSTRTTWRFRSGRSTKARVVLPLVQLDYRLETDAENRVPAQGGARLEVRPTYQPGATGPGLFRTVIEISHNGGKTWTKLHGYRLPAAPPGAKSADLRVTATDLAGNSTTQSITTAWHLR; this comes from the coding sequence ATGCCTCGCCTCGTCACCAGTCTGCTCGCCTCCGCACTGGCCGTTGCGCTCGCTATCCCCCCGGCGAACGCCACGGCGGCGGTAGGCGCCTCACGGCAGCAGGTGGCGTACCCCAAGGCGAATGGAAACGCGACGGCGTCGGCCACCGCGACGCTGTCCGGGCCGAGAAATGCTGGGGCGGCGGCCATCACTGCTGGTGGTTCCGGTGCTGGATCCGGCACCGGGACCACCGGCGCTCAAGGCACTCCGGGGGCCGTGAGCAAGCGCATCACCCTGATCACCGGGGACGTCGCCGAGCTGACCACTTTCCCCGGCGGCCGGCATTCGGCGCGCCTGCTCGACCCGAAGGCGCCGTACTACATCGGCGAGTACGACGGCGACGTACACCTGGTCCCGGCCGCGGCGTACCCGTATCTCACCGCGAAGCGCCTCGACGAGCGGCTGTTCAACCTCAGCGATTTGGTTGCCCAGGGCTACGACGACGCGCGGATGAAAGTCCTTCCACTGTTGATCTCCGGACCGATGCCATCGGCAACTACTCGCCGGTTCGCCCTAGGCGAGATGGTTGCCGTCAGCACCGAAAAGGCCCGCGCGCGCGAATTCTGGAACTCGCTCAACGACGTCCGCACCCTCAGTGGTGATACCGGCAAGATCTGGCTCGACGGCCGGGTTCGGGCGCTGCTCGACCGGAGTACGGCGCAGATCGGAGCGCCGACCGCGTGGCGCAAGGGGTACGACGGCAAGGGCGTGAAGGTCGCCGTACTCGACACCGGATACGACACGAGTCATCCCGATCTCCAGGGCAAGGTCTCGACGTCGAAGAGTTTCGTCCCGGGTGAGACCGTCAAGGACGGCCAGGGCCACGGGACGCACGTCGCCACCATCGTCGCCGGGACCGGTAAGGGCTCGGCCGGACGGCGCAAGGGCGTTGCTCCCGGTGCGAACCTGCTGGTCGGCAAGGTGCTCGACAATTGGGGCTCGGGGTTCGACTCCTGGATCATCGCCGGCATGGAATGGGCCGTCGCCCAAGGCGCGAAGGTGGTGAGCATCAGCCTCGGCAGTATGCCGACGGACGGCACCGACCCGATGAGCGAGACGGTCAACCAGCTCTCATCAAAGTCCGGAGCGCTCTTTGTCATCGCCGCAGGCAACTCGGGCGCCGACGAGACGGTCAGCTCGCCCGCCGCCGCGACCGCCGCGCTGGCCGTTGGCGCGGTCGATCGGGACGACCGGCTGGCCTCGTTCTCCAGTCGCGGCCCTCGTCTCGTCGATGGCGCGGTCAAGCCCGAGGTCACCGCGCCGGGTGTCGACATCGTCGCGGGCCGCGCGGCCGGGACCAACCTCGGCCATGACGTCGGACCGCACTACACCGCAATGAGTGGTACGTCGATGGCGACGCCGCACGTCGCGGGAGCGGCCGCCATCCTCGCGCAGCATCACCCGGACTGGTCGGGCGCACAGCTCAAGGCCGTTCTCGCCGGCACCGCCAAGCCGTCCAAGGGGACATCGGTCACCGGGCAGGGCGTGGGCCGGATCGACCTGGCCGCTGCGCTCGATCCGCAGGTGGTACCGGATCAGGCCGCGCTCTCGTTCGACGCGAACCACTTGAGCAAGACGATTGCCTACCGCAACAACTCCCGCACGACGGTGAACCTCGACCTGCGAGTCGACGTACGGTCGCCCAGTGGAGTGAAGGCCGCCGTCACCGTCTCGCCCACCAGGCTCACCATCAAGCCTGGCGCGATCGGCAAGGCCATGGTCAAACTAAGCGCGAACACCCCAGCTGGGAATTACAGCGGACTATTGGTTGCCGGAGGCAAGGTTCGAACCGGCATCGGCTTCGTTGCGTCGGGCAAGCTGCACGAGATCACCGTGAGCGGGACGGATCGGCTCGGGCGACCGGCGAAGGCCGTCAGCGGCGTCCAGCTCTGGAACACCGCCACCGGCCAGGTCGAAGCGATCGCCTTCGACGAGACCGGCAGCCGTACGGTCCAGGTCCCGACCGGGCGTTATGCGGTGATGGCCTTCGTGATGACGCAGGACGCGGCCGGCTGGGACCAGTCGATCGCGTTGATGGGCCGTCCGGACGTCTGGGTGTCGTCGTCGATGCGTCTGCACTTCGATGCGCGCCAGGCCGAGCGGGTCTCGATCACCACGCCACGTCGTGCCGATCCGGACGGGTTCGTCCTGGCCTGGTACCGCGCACTCGGCGAGCGGACGGCGTTGTCCGGATGGTCGATGAACCCGCGGATCACGTCTGAGGTTTACGTCCAGCGGTTCGACCGGGTGCGTAAGGGCAAGTTCGAGGTGACCCAACGCTGGGATCTGGCCGAGCCGCAGCTCACCGTGGACGTCCTTGGTCCGAACGGATTCCGCTTGCCGTCGCCGGACCATTCCGGTTTCGAGAAGAAGTACGTCGGCAACGAACGACTCGGCCTGGTGGACGCGGGTGGCGCGACGTCCGCCGAGCTCGCGAAGATCGATGCCAAGGGCAAGGTTGTGCTCGTGCGCTGGCGCGATTACGACCAGACCGTCGCGCAGGTCGAGGCGGTCGCCAAGGCCGGCGGCAAGGTCGTACTGATGTACAAGGACGAGCCGGGCTTCTGGAGCGATGGCGGGGTCGCGCCGATCCCGGTCTACGCGTTGCGCCAAGCCGAGGGCCTCCGGTTGAAGGCCTTGCGAGGTGCGTCGATCCAGCTGACCGGAATCGCCGAACCGACGTACCGCTATGACCTCGCGCTCAGCGAAGACCAGGTCCGCGGGCCCTTGCGGTACGACGCCGCCCGCCTCGCCACGGCGGTCGTGCGTACGGCGTTCCACCACCACAACGGCTGGCAGGAGCTGCACGCGGATACCCGCACGGCCTTCCTGCCCGGCATCAGCGTCGGCTTCCCCTCCACTCGACTCGTCACGGCGCCAGTCGAACGCACGGATTACGTGACGACTGGCGGGAGCGAGTGGACCGACAAGACGTCCGCGGGCGAGTGGAACGAGTACGGCCACGAGTACGCCGTACCGAAGGTCTATCGCCCCCACCAGCAAGTACGTCGTACCTGGTGGGCCGCCATCGCCCGCCCCGCCATCCCGGCCATCGGTGGAGCCGAAGCGGACGGCCTACCGGTCGCGCGGTTCGAGGACGCGATCCGGGTGGCGATCCCGCAACACGTGAACGGCGATCGCACGGTTTACGGCTGGAGCGACCAACGAGGCGACAGTACGACGATGGTGCTGCGCCGCGACGGGCGTGAAGTCGGGAAGTCGAACTGGTCCGTCGCCCAATTCGGCGTCGACCCGACCTCCAGCTGGTACGAGCTCGACCTAGCGGTAAAGCGTGCCCCCAACACCTGGGCCACAACCTCCACTTCCACCCGTACGACGTGGCGCTTCCGCTCGGGCCGTTCGACCAAGGCGCGAGTGGTGCTGCCGCTGGTCCAGCTCGACTATCGCCTCGAGACGGACGCCGAGAACCGCGTCCCAGCCCAAGGTGGCGCCCGCCTCGAAGTCCGCCCGACCTACCAACCCGGCGCAACCGGCCCAGGGCTCTTCCGCACGGTGATCGAGATCTCCCACAACGGCGGCAAGACCTGGACCAAGCTGCACGGCTACCGCCTCCCCGCAGCCCCGCCCGGCGCCAAATCCGCCGACCTCCGCGTAACCGCCACCGACCTAGCCGGCAACTCCACCACCCAATCCATCACCACCGCCTGGCACCTCCGCTAA
- a CDS encoding inositol monophosphatase family protein, producing the protein MDEQSGSDVELAIAAAEAGAAVVRAKYGTSIGRHDKSATDFATDADLEAEQAILDLIQSGRPGDAFVGEEYGARGDADSPRRWLVDPLCGTLNFAAQTPLFSVNVALQTGGETIAAAVADPVSGETFWTDGDAVGIRREDADLPMVATADSRLVDVNVDPITDGTFLGSRLLTDHDFRAAFGQRVLSTTLAVAWVAAGRRAAYVTDGDLRDSVHFTAGLALCQAAGCIVTDLRGRPLHTGLGVIAAADAKTHATLLEITARHLPAE; encoded by the coding sequence ATGGACGAACAGAGTGGTTCTGATGTCGAGTTGGCGATCGCGGCGGCCGAGGCGGGCGCCGCGGTCGTGCGGGCCAAGTACGGCACTTCGATCGGCCGGCACGACAAGTCGGCGACGGACTTCGCGACAGATGCGGACCTCGAGGCGGAGCAGGCAATTCTTGACCTGATCCAGAGCGGTAGACCCGGGGATGCTTTCGTCGGTGAGGAGTACGGCGCCCGCGGTGACGCCGATTCGCCAAGGCGCTGGCTGGTGGATCCGTTATGCGGGACGCTCAACTTCGCCGCCCAGACTCCGCTCTTCTCCGTCAACGTCGCACTGCAAACCGGTGGTGAGACCATCGCCGCCGCGGTCGCGGATCCTGTTTCCGGCGAGACCTTCTGGACCGACGGAGACGCCGTCGGCATCCGTCGCGAGGATGCCGACCTTCCGATGGTCGCCACGGCGGACTCGCGGCTCGTGGACGTCAATGTGGACCCGATAACCGACGGGACCTTCCTCGGATCCCGGCTGCTGACCGATCACGATTTCCGGGCTGCCTTCGGCCAGCGAGTCTTGTCGACGACGCTGGCCGTTGCCTGGGTGGCCGCGGGCAGGCGCGCGGCGTACGTGACCGACGGCGATCTCCGCGACAGCGTCCACTTCACGGCCGGGCTCGCGCTGTGCCAAGCGGCCGGCTGCATCGTCACCGACCTCCGCGGCCGCCCCCTCCACACCGGCCTCGGCGTCATCGCCGCCGCCGACGCCAAAACCCACGCCACCCTGCTGGAAATCACCGCCCGCCACCTTCCGGCGGAATGA
- a CDS encoding lytic transglycosylase domain-containing protein encodes MAKGNRRATTRSWAQVAPLIPLALFASAFTVSATDDPAVASASLLSGGKGGDPVVVPAKPFADPANYPIPGGTGIGVDPGEQPTQVVSGLSRNGIPQAALKAYSRAQQVMSTADRSCQLPWTLVAAIGRVESNHGRHGGNALNPQGLAQPGIFGPRLDGVTTARILDTDDGRYDGDQIFDRAVGPMQFIPGTWKLMGVDGDGDGLKNPQDVDDAAMSTAVYLCSGDVNLTKAGDLNAALLRYNHSQAYVDLVTSIAKAYAGGSWVAVDNGGREGDGIDRAGDEIDNVDINPPTEEWDKAIVIPTPPVATTGTTTKPTTSRPTASASRTTKPSTRPTTTPTRKPTASPTTSTSTSTKPPSTPTVTPKPPVIPGAAVIETAAGTIVGTVGSTVTELTRAANYCQAEMAKVTIKNPSQEQLQKCVTAFQTGGTKAVDQVIRNLLSLLGLLGILGGGIAGS; translated from the coding sequence ATGGCGAAGGGCAACCGCCGCGCCACCACTAGAAGCTGGGCCCAGGTGGCTCCGCTGATACCGCTCGCCCTTTTCGCGAGCGCCTTCACCGTGTCCGCCACCGACGATCCTGCCGTCGCCAGCGCCTCGCTGCTGTCCGGTGGCAAGGGCGGTGACCCAGTCGTCGTACCGGCCAAACCGTTCGCGGATCCGGCCAACTACCCGATTCCCGGCGGGACCGGCATCGGCGTGGATCCGGGCGAGCAGCCGACGCAGGTCGTGTCCGGCCTGTCCCGCAACGGCATTCCGCAGGCCGCGCTGAAGGCCTATTCGCGCGCCCAGCAGGTGATGTCGACCGCGGACCGGAGCTGCCAGCTGCCGTGGACCCTGGTCGCGGCGATCGGCCGGGTCGAGTCCAACCACGGCCGCCACGGCGGTAACGCGCTGAACCCCCAAGGCCTGGCCCAGCCCGGCATCTTCGGCCCCCGCCTCGACGGCGTGACGACGGCCCGGATCTTGGACACCGACGACGGCCGGTATGACGGCGACCAGATCTTCGATCGAGCTGTCGGCCCGATGCAGTTCATCCCCGGCACCTGGAAGCTGATGGGTGTCGACGGTGACGGCGACGGCCTGAAGAACCCGCAGGACGTCGACGACGCGGCCATGTCGACAGCCGTCTACCTGTGCTCGGGTGACGTCAACCTGACCAAGGCGGGCGACCTCAACGCCGCCCTGCTGCGCTACAACCACTCGCAGGCCTACGTGGATCTCGTCACGAGTATCGCCAAGGCCTACGCCGGTGGCAGCTGGGTCGCGGTCGACAACGGCGGCCGCGAGGGCGACGGCATCGACCGCGCCGGTGACGAGATCGACAACGTCGACATCAACCCGCCCACCGAAGAGTGGGACAAGGCGATCGTGATCCCGACGCCGCCAGTGGCCACGACCGGCACCACGACCAAGCCGACGACGTCGCGTCCGACCGCATCCGCAAGTCGTACGACGAAGCCGTCCACCCGGCCGACCACCACGCCGACCCGCAAGCCGACGGCGTCGCCGACCACTTCGACGTCTACTTCGACGAAGCCGCCGAGCACGCCGACGGTCACGCCGAAACCCCCGGTCATCCCGGGAGCCGCGGTGATCGAGACGGCCGCGGGCACCATCGTCGGCACGGTCGGTAGCACGGTCACGGAGCTGACCCGGGCCGCGAACTACTGCCAGGCCGAGATGGCGAAGGTCACCATCAAGAACCCGTCGCAGGAGCAACTGCAGAAGTGCGTGACCGCCTTCCAGACCGGCGGCACCAAAGCCGTCGACCAGGTCATCCGCAATCTGCTTTCGCTGCTCGGTCTACTCGGCATCCTCGGCGGAGGTATCGCCGGCAGCTGA